The DNA window AGTGTGCTTCAAATGCTGGCACCCGGGAGACAGTGGAGGCAGATCAGATGTCAGTCATGGACATaaaatgatgtcacagatgACTTTTTCCACCGATCAAAGCAGAGGATGATGACACACCTCCCAGTGTGGGAAACGCTGTACAGTGTGTTCTGGGCAGTAGTACTAAAGGCCTGCGGAAACTGTCTACTGGGTAAACAGAGTGTGACCTTGCGTAGCACATCTTCTGACCATCTTTCAGTTTGTCACATTAAAAtgatagagagaaaaaaattcacCCCATTTCATTAAATGCCTATGTTGTGccttgtgttattattgtaGTGATATATACCAAACATAGTTTGATCCATTTTTACTGAACTgcagtaaaaaagaaacaagagtCCTGCACATCTGACTAATGATCTTCATAGCATGCTCCACAGAAGCTGAAAATAATTGGCCACTACGCCAGAGGCAATAACTGTGATGTACAATATTAAGGAAATGATGGCAGCAAATTACAAGTGCTTGGATGCCATTTGACTAGCATTTACCCAGGATGCTCTTTGCTTTTgactggataaaaaaaaaaatcaatgatacattatttattataatttattattgtcaAATACTCAATACAACATATAATGTATTCAAAGATTTATATAATATTGATTATGTTAGAGCTGTTCTAATCACTGGTAATGCGCTGGGCCCAGTATCAAGAATCCAGCACCCTGCAGCCCATGCCATGAAAATGAAGACTCTTcaagaaattaagaaattaataaGACTCTTACCCTTATTTCCTCATACGCCTTTTCCACAGTCGTGACTTCATGGTCCTGATGTTCACCAGAAAGTTTATCCTCAGCTGAAATTGGGCACCGGCAGACCAAACAGAAGGTGTTTAAGCTTTCTCTTTTCAAATCGGTTTCGACCATTTCAGCCTCAGACAGGGGGATTCCATCCAAGGATTCAATGATTTCATAGTCTGCCTCGAGCCCTTGATCTCTATCGACCTCTTGCATGGAATCAAGGGCTTCATCGGGAAGTTCCGGGGATTCTGTCTCTTTGACTACTTCAGTCTCCAGTTTTGGAAGCTCGCTTGCCTCTTGCTGGGTGATGATATCATAATCCAGTTCTGCGGCCACTTCCTCGTCATGGTGTAGAAACTGGAACGGCTCAGGTGCTGAGAGCATGGCCTCATGACCAAAGGCAGACAGGTCCTCCTGAGGGGAGAAACTCCTGAGCGGAGGCCTCaggccttcctcctcctccccttcttcTTCCTCCACTGCTTCAGCCATAACCAATGGGGACAGCCTAAGCAAcatcctctctcttttttcagcGAGTCCTGAATCGGGTTTTAACTGATTATCTCTGTGCCACTCATGAATATTTAGAagctctctgtctgttcccCTATGAATTTGAGCTTTCTGTGCTTCTCCCACTGCTTCAGTAGAATTCCTCCCATCATCAAGAAACAGGAGCCCATTGTCCTCCGGCAAAatggcctcctcttcctctttgatCAAATAAGTGTTGCCATCTTCAGATGTTCTGTGTGGAAACTGAGGTTCTACCTTGGATGTCTGTTCAGTTTCTGACATTGAGACATCCTGTTCAACCAGGTCCTCTCTTGCTTCTATTGCTGAAACTGGGTGCTTTTCTTTAACCTCTTCCTCTGTTGTGACTACACAAATATCTTCTGgaggttcattttttaaattaacttcaTCCTTGCTCTCCACATCTGCAGCAGTTGTATCACCTCttgaaatgtcactgacagAGGTTATTTCATGTGATAAGCATTCTGGCTCCTCACTTTCAGTTTTGATCTTTTCATCAGGTTCCACAACTACATCTGTTGCTTCAGCTTCCTGATCTACATGTTCTTGTTCAGCtctcatttgaatattttcactgtCAGTGACAATTTCCTTGTGTACACTTTCAGCCCTCTTAACATCTACTGATTCTTCCACCTTTTCTTTAACAATTTCCTTGTCGGTGACTGCTtctatttgaatattttcactgtCAGTGACGATTTCCTTGTGTACACTTTCACTCCTCTCAACATCTACTGATTCTTCCACCTTTTCTTTGGCAATTTCCTTGTCGGTGACTGCTtctatttgaatattttcactgtCAGTGACGATTTCCTTGTGTACACTTTCACTCCTCTCAACATCTACTGATTCTTCCACCTTTTCTTTGACAATTTCCTTGTCAGTGACTGCTtctatttgaatattttcactgcCAGTGACAATTTCCTCATGTACACTTTCACTCctctcaacatccactgattcCTCCACCTTTTCTTTGGCAATTTCCTCGTCAGTGACTGCTtctatttgaatattttcactgtCAGTGACAGTTTCCTCACGTACACTTTCACTCTTTTTAACATCTACGgactcttcctctttttctttggcAATTTCCTCATCAGTGactgttttaatttgaatattttcactgtCAGTGACAATTTCCTCATGTACACTTTGACTCCTCTCAAAATCTATTGattcttcctccttttctttgGCAATTTCCTCATCAGTGACTGCTTCTATCTGAATAGTTTCACTGTCAGTGACAATTTCCTCATGTACACTTTCACTCCTCTCAATATTTACTGATTCTTCCACCTTTTCTTTGGCAATTTCCTCATCAGTGACTGCTTCTATCTGAATAGTTTCACTGTCAGTGACAATTTCCTCATGTACACTTTCACTCCTCTCAATATTTACTGATTCTTCTACCTTTTCTTTGGCAATTTCCTCATCAGTGACTGCTTCCTCGCAGGTCTCTTCTGGCTTAACAACTGTCAAGTCAGGGACTATTTCTTGCTGCATAATTGCAATCTCCTGATCTATAGCCTCCCCTTTAGTTCTGTTAATTTCATCAGTGTCTGGGACTGCGCTTTCGAGACAGTGAGCTATACCTGATTCCTTGTTTGTATCTTCTACAGATTCCCTACCACTGGCTATTTGTTCACATGTTTCTTCAGATGTTACGACTATAATTTCAGGGGCTATTTCTTGATCCATAATTTCAGTCTCCTGATCTACTGCAGCTTCATCAGATTTTATCAGATTTTCTTCTTTGCTGGGGGCTATTTCCTCACATATGGTTTCAGGACTTATAGCTACCTCTAGTCCTTCTGTTGTATCTGTGACCGTTTCCTTAACACTGGCTTTTTTCTCAGATATTTCTTCAGGTTGAAATTCTATTTCCTTCTCTGCCAGACGATCTGAAGGCTGAGTGCTCTCAATCTCTTTCTCCTTATCCTCAACTGGTTTTTCAACATCACACACCTCTGGactctttctccctgtcatGTCTACTTCCTCCTGCTGAATAGCCATCTCTGAATCTTCGGTTTTGTCCTCCGACATCTTGTTGACTGACTCACAGACTTCACGTGGACTTGGGCTTCTCCTAAAACTTTCTGTACtttctcccttttctttttcctccttaatatcatcctcttcctctacaCGTGTTAGGCAGCCCGTGAGCTCAAATACGCTTTGTGACCATATCAATCTGCCCCCTTCAGGAGGATCATCTGCAACAGGCACATCCTCAGTCACAGGAGTCTcgtcttttaaaataaacttttccaAATACCCGCTTGCATCGTCAGAGTCAGACAGCCGTCTTTGGAAAGACTTCTCAGAGACCACACTCTCCACGTCCGAAAAttcctcttccttctttctAACACCCACCGCATCCTCGTAGAGATCTGTGTAGTGGAATGACATTGCAGGCGGCTCCTCAAGAAGAATGGGATCTATGATTTTTGGTGGTCCCGAGGGCAGGAAAATTGGTGTAAGAATAGTCTCTTCACTGCCAAACAAGGCTGAACCACTCTCCTTCACAGGACATTTTGAAGGTTCTCTCTCGTCTACACTGTCTTCTTCCTCATTCTCAAATTGCCTGTTGACGTCATGTTCGTCATCGCGTCCACTGCCATAAAACACTTCATCGAGATGCTCGCTCGCTATTTCAACGtcagtaacaaaaacaaaggtgtcATCAGACAGGCCATCGCCAGCTTTCTCGTAATTTTGGGAAGTTTTGTTTGCTTCAGTTTCACTCATTTCCAGTTTCTCCTCTGCGTCGACACTTTCACCCGGAATATGCTCATCCAACAATGTAAATTTCTCAAAATAATCCATGTCAGTGGCTCCATCCTTCTTTTTATCAGCTGTGTCCTCAGTAGAGGCAGGGACAGAGGGCTCAACATTAACGGTTTCCACTTGTATTATTACCTGGCCGTTGTCTTCTATTTGTATAATGTTAGCACTGCTTTCCATTGCTTGTGtttcttcttgtgtttgttcatATTTTGGAGTTGATTTAATCCTTGGGTTCTCCTCCAAGTAAGATAAGTTATCTGCCAGTTCAGTGCTGTCCTCTTCATCGACTGTAGGAAGTCTTGAAGGTACTACAATGTTAAGTATCTCATAGCCCTCAGAGACAAGGCTAAATAACTCCTGTTCTTTATCCATTTTCGACTCACCATTTTCATCTGTGTTTGCAGGTCTTACATTAGGTACCGAAACCTCCGTCATCAATGGTCTTTCGTTTCCACCTGGGAAATTTCTGGAAGATGGCCTTTTCAATCTTTCTCCAAGCTTGCCTCTGccgctcttttttttccttttcctgatGATTTTGTCCTCGTCCATGATGATCACAATTTTTCCCTGAGTTCCAGAGCCCTCCAGGCTGTAGGCCTCTGACGTGGAGCTGGCTTCAGAGGCCCAGGGGGTGGAGCAGCGACTGGAGGCCGTCTCCCACACAATCCCACTGTCCTCGCTCTGCACTGTCACCATGGAGAAGGAGGGGTCCATCATGACACACTGGAGCTTTGGCTTTACGGATTCATCCTGCACTATCTGCTTTAAACTGCAACAAAAGCaacagaaggagagagcaggTTAATGGCAatggtttaattttttattaggGTAGCGTGCCACGGTTCATCCAGGGAACTGCTGCGATCATTTTGCTCAATTCATATGTGCAATAGCATTTGTACCCCGTTGGGCATCTTGTTAGCTTTTAAATATGTACTGTTGGATTAAAGATGGATTTATTGTACTTTCATAATTGTACTTGCATAAAGCAGCCAGTGATTTACAGTTACAACCTGGGAAGGTCCAATTCCTATGTAGGAATTTAAGAAGAGATGATACCTTGGAATTTTTAGTAGTTTCATAATTTATCTCATGACAGAGTACTGTacaactgattttatttttgtttttttgccctttAAATAAGAGTAATTTAactacaaatattatttttaaagttaagaGACTACTATTCTTGTAGGTGCCTGAGTAAATAATTTAGTCATAGTCACAGGCAAGTACTAAGTGTGGACTTGGTCTGCAGGGTTCTCTGTAGGTACAGGCGATATAGCAGGGACATCACAGGCTTGCATATATCGGAGGGAAAACATAACCTACATTTTGGAGCAGTCAGTAAAGACACTCCTTACACACACCAGATGGGACCAGCATACATAAAAAAGGTACAATTGGCTTGATCCCACCTGAAGCAAGGCATGCTGACTAATGCTGCATTAGCTGCAGATATGTCAGGCACCCACAGGGTATTAATCTGGTTTGCAACTTCTGCAATTTCTGGCACAATATTTACCTATATTTTGATTTCCATTGGCCTACCCATTAAAAACTTTAACTCAGAAAGAGTAATGAGGAGACTTAAAATGTGGTAATGTAGTTCCTAGCATGAGATTGATTGCACCACAGCAGGTTTCAAAAAACTGAAAGCTTGGTAACTGTTGTAAACAGGTGGGGGTGAGTGGTTAAGTAATGATCCATAGATGCTAGACTTGCATCTGGCAGGGCTTGTAAGTGATCTGAATTATGAAAGGTTAACACAGTGCGCTGGAAGGCCTAAATGCATGTGAtattaaataacattattaaGGCTGTGTGCAATGTACCCCTCTCACACTTTTTACCATCTGCCCCTCGTCACGTTTCTGTTGTTCAGAACCatcaccaccacgctgtatctcttctctcctttctcatCAAAACCACTTGAACGTAGAGCATTTAATCATGGTTCTCACTTTCCACTGAACTGCAGGAGcagctagtttgctttcatggATGGACAGGCTATGGAAATGGATATTCTCTCAGTGAGTGTGCTGCTCTACTGAGTGAGATTGGCTTGTCTTTCGAGGGCCTTGTATTCAAATCTGTTATGTCTGAGAAAAGCATTTCCCCATTACTCTAATCCTAGTAATGGATTCCACAATGTACACATAGATCGTCCTACAAAACACAAGTAAGGATAGCAGCTGAGTGCATGCACATATTAATAATCGTAGTTTActacttttaatatttaaaagtttACTAGGTTGGtctaaaaacctacaggatgacaCCACACGGTGTATCATATCCATCACAATGCATTGTTTTGCATATATAGGGACCTAGATATATATTGAAATGAGCCATTTGCATGTATTCAATCACAATTCCACTACCACTTGCACAAGCGAAGCCTCCgtttaataaagataaaataaaaagtgtctTATTTCAATATCTTCCCCATTACACAGTTGtattgaaccattttacatttatataaggCCAAATTGCCTTAACAATTGATTCAGGTTTAACAACATGTTTCACTGCACAACCATAACAACATGTCTCAGGATTCAAACCATCTTTCTGTGCAAGGCTTTAATATTCGAACCCCGACATACCCTGTTTTTATCAACTGCTACCATCCCTTAGGTGTACACCCAACACTTTCTAATcaagcaacagaaacagaaaagaggTTTCATAGTCGTAAACTACAAATTAGTAAATTAGTCAAATCAATTTACTAATTTGTAAATTGGCGAGTAAATGCAAGCTAGTTCgacagtgaaaatatttcaattagcctacctgttgCGGAGCTCCTCGACCTCATCTTCCTCGTCGTTAACATCTTCCCCAGATGGGTCATCCTGTGACTCTGTGATAGAAATCTCGGACTCGATCCTGTCACCATCTTCTTGTAAGTTATTATCCATTTTaccgtttttgttttatttcagtttccttTAAGCCCCTTTTTGTCCTCTGGAGTGTGGCTCTAGAATTGTCATTCCAAGTTGGACGCTCTCCGTGTCTGAATCAGCTCACTCTAGAAATAGAAACGAAGTCGACCGTATTCCCCTGTCCTGCTGGGGGTGTTCGTTATATGAAAAATGCCACTGGGTCTCACTGCCCCCTATGTTTATCATTCTACCCCAGCATCGCCTCGACGGTCATGCTGTAAGTCGCGCACAAATAATAGGTTTACAAGAGTGATAACTGCCATTCACGACCTAAAGTACTTCTGGAAAATGCATATGTTCTTGTTAGTAACTAGACCGGTGTTTGATAGTATACCTCTGTGCTGAGATGAGGTGGACTTCCAAGTGTCACAAAACACCGCGCAACCCAACTTTAAAGATCCATTTTCCTACCCTGTGCTAAAAATATAACTGCGCTCTACCACCAGGCTATCTACACTATGCGGGACTCATAAAATTTTGTGTAACTAGTAGAGTGAAAACAAAACGAGAACACAACAATAAAAGCACAGCGGAGACGTCATTGTTTGTCTTTGgggaaaatatcaaaatgtattcatgcaaTACTATTAGTAGTAGAACAAAAGGAGAGATTGTGACTTCGTGAAGAACGTCACCTCCGACCATATTCTACCTTGCACAAAACGTAGATGtctttcaaataattaaataatttcaattaaatcatTGAGCTCTCTGGAAACATAATTTCCCACCGCATACAATGTAATTGAAGTTGATGTgttaaaaaacatgttaaaaatgaataacCATACACATTTTTTATCGAATGTTTACGCACTATGTGCGCACAACGCGGATCAACAGAATCgaagcaaaacttttttttttttccaattacaGCTGCACTGAAGGTCTTGAAATTCTTCCAATGAAGTGGTAACTAAAGCGAAGCCCAAAAGTTatagaacacattttaatgttacTGCAATTTGATCTCGTCAcataagtgattttttttctttctgatatATACCTGACCAATGACAATAACATCAAAATAATACAAGACATTTTCGaagagttttaaaaatacacccaCTGCAATCCAATGTGCATAGCCTAGTAAAGGCCATATTCGTTTACATATTGGTAGTGGTCCACGTACAGTATCTTTTTTTGCATCAGTAAAAACTAGCTTCACATTGAATCTCTGACTCAATGCAAAATGAGTACCTGTCCAGAACACCCCAGCTATGACTAAGGTTGCTCATTTACCTTCAGAAGAAGGTCCCTTATCCAGGGGTGCGGAAGTGTGAAACATACTCCTTCAGGATGCTTTTACAGAAAACATGAAGATATGGACATTCTGTGGCTGTACAGGGCACTGATTTTACtgtgatgttatttatttatttactttttgtttgtttgttagaaAATAATCCATACTATTGAAATAGTATCAACGTGCTATCCTGTGATTTTGGTTTATCGTCCATAAATTTATCAGCAGACATAAATAATTAGTTTTAAGATAAGTTTGTGATGCATCATTGTCTTTTTATGGGGATTCCTTTAATCTAGGCAATTAAAGTCAATCGAGTCAGTTTCCACTGCAAatctactatatatatatatatatatatatatatatataaaatgtataattgcaGTGATCATATAACTAGTGATGATGTGCAAGCACTGCAAGCAAATAATCTTTGCTTAAATTCAATACTGGAtgttcaggggaaaaaaaaacaccagaacaaACGATCAAATCCCCTGGATTACACCGTCTTAATATTCAtcgacacacactcactcttccCTAATAAGACGGACCGTCAACAACGGCTGccgtggaggaggggggttaaAAAGCCCCAAATCCACTTGGATATGGTGGCATGCGGGCTTCATTTACAAGCAGCGCACTGCGCATAAACAAGCCATTCATCAAAGCCCTGCTGGTGTTGCCAAAGGCCGAATGTCAGAGCGTCACCTGCTGCCGTCGCTCTCTGCCTGCATGTGAAATGGAGGCCCGGAGGCTGGGATTTGGGGACTGAAAAGCAACACCGGCTTTCATTCTCAGGTGCATATCGAGCTCCCTTCAAGGTATAAGCCACCCCAGAGCTCATGTTAGAAAGGAATCGCTGCCCCACATCAGTCCGATTACACCCGGATTTTCAAGTGCTTGGTGTGATCTTTGATCCTCCAGGTGCTacacaaaagcataaaaaagttaaaaaagcaCTAATTTTTAAggctacccaccccccccagacaTATACATGTTTTGCTCATCTTTTCTCCAGGATAGGAATGTCACTATGTGTATCTCAATTATAAGAAGCTCTATAGGTGAACAAGTGAACAGCTACAGTAATGTATCAGCAGCTAAATGCTAATAGTGTGGCTTCCTGCTTTTAGCTCCTGGTACTGGTACCTTTGTGAACTTATTGCTATAGTTTGTGCAGTTAAGGATAgtctgccagccaatcagggaatATCAAGGCATTTACTGTGCCCCTGCCAACCACAGTGTTGTCTTGGTGAGCCAAATGATGGTTACAGCTGTTTATAGACTTCATGGAAGAAAATAGAACTTTCCGACCTAGCTGTTTcaagtgtggaaaaaaatgttatatatatatatatatatatatatatatgcactgcAATATTTCAGActtatttagttttattatataaaataatgatattacagattaaaaaacaatacatttctggATCATAATATCTAtgtctttttctgatgaaagaacatgtattatttattactcCTGAGAATGTATGACGGTGAGACAGCACCGCTTGAGATTTGCGGCATGTTCGCTTTGAGTTTGCATTTACATTCAATgcaatattcattttgtttacagtttgaaattttttgaaaatgtatcttctattttcatttaatgttttcataaacTGGGATtaacaataacattaataaaaactaaaactaaaatcagCAGTCTGAAAACTGACAACCCCATGGCTGCTGTTGCCAATCTCTCTATTTAGATTTTCTTGGCATTTTTGCTTACATTTCAGTTTCTAATGTCTGACCTTCGTAATTATTCCGCAGATAATGTAAATGCCATATGCTTGGACTGTTTCCCTAATCAATGTTAAAGACTGTGCTAGTTTACCCAAAGGAATGGGGCTGGGAAATCCATCTGTTTCCCATAAGACTTCACAACACTGTGGCCTCCTCTGGAGCAGGTGGCTCTGCAAGCGCTAACTTTAAAATGCTAAAACCATCCTTTGAGTCAGCCCAGCTATAAGCAGTGTGAAGATgaaaaaagagtgaaagagtgtTCCTTGGGAAGATctctggagggtggggggaatgATACAAGAGCACTTCTCTCTgtggtactgtactgtactttgcACCACACAGTCTAAATACAAACTACCTGTCAGAGGTAATCCACCAATTACACTTGCATATTATCTCCTACaccagtgtccccatcactgctcTGTGGCTCAGTTGCAGCGGAGGGAAGATCACCCCCTAGTGGCCCACCAGCACCACTTCTAAAAGCAATGTAGcaattcttatccagagtgacatacacaacttttacatagcatttacattgcatccatttattcagctggatatatactgaagcaatgcaggttaagtaccatgctcaagggtacaacggcagtgacCTACAGTATCTGGGAATAGAACCTGTGACCTATAGGTTATGAAAAATTTGGAAATTAATTGCATAACATGGAAGggacttatatatatatatatgaatgtcATTTTAACAATGCTTGCAAAGCTAATATACAGTTGCTTCTTTATCTTATCAACTGACAGGAAGTTAAAATAGCATGgttgaagaaaaatatttatgcaatgAACTACAGTAATGGAACTGAATAAATgctatatttgtttttacatgttCCCTTTTTCCTTGAATATGCTGAAGTAACtaaacaataaacacacactataCTGAAGAAAAGTAAACACTGGAAGATCCACGTTCGTAGTTATAGTTTGATGCTAGCTCCCTCTACAGGTTAAAACAGAAACTATACATAAGCAGGCAAGTAGTTTAAACCTCAAAAACCTGCGTCAGCAATGGCATTCATTCTCAAACACACTGTTGTCAATGATATGACTAATCACACTGATTTTCTGGAAGAACAGATGTGCTTGTATGGTCCTTACTGGACCTATACAACCATAATTACGGTattaattgtgaaattaaagggaatgcaaacagaaatttgaaacgcacatatgcacacgcacacacacctacacacacacagacacacacgctcacacacacacagaatatacaAGAATATACATGTTTTTGTTCAACTGCCTTATCAGCTAGAAAATATAGAAGACCAAAAAAATGTCACCTctctaaattattttacaatctCTAAGCCTTTCCATGACTTCCCACAGTAACATTTGGCATGGGTAGTGTCACACAAGGGAAAAGGCAGGTCTTTTTTCATATTCCAAAGCAACAACATATGGGTTATACATGGGAGTCAGGCCCACTGGCAGTGCACCAGCTGGACTTCTGAAATTTACTGGATGTCTAAATGACCCTGTCCATGgcagatgaaaacagaaaattactGGATGCATTGATGCTGGAACACAACCATGTAATTTACTGGGTGGAGTGGGATATATTTGTGATAAGTAGTATCATGCTCGTCCAAACCACGAGGGGTAGTGGGAGACCTCTAAATGGCATCAGATTTAAAGCTCTGCTTCTTCAGGATGTTTTCCCTGGAAATTATCCACAGCAGTAAATCCATCTCCCGTTCAATCTTGGCactaaaaaaaatggaaagaaaaaaggaacaatataaaaagcaaacaatgcTTAATGTCAGAAAACCTACAAAATAAAGGGAGTATGTAAGAATTTAGGATCATTTTTGAATCTAGAATAAGAATTTTCAATCTCCAATAAGACTGGATCTTCTTGCCATGCTGAACATTC is part of the Anguilla anguilla isolate fAngAng1 chromosome 10, fAngAng1.pri, whole genome shotgun sequence genome and encodes:
- the cmya5 gene encoding cardiomyopathy-associated protein 5 isoform X4 produces the protein MDNNLQEDGDRIESEISITESQDDPSGEDVNDEEDEVEELRNSLKQIVQDESVKPKLQCVMMDPSFSMVTVQSEDSGIVWETASSRCSTPWASEASSTSEAYSLEGSGTQGKIVIIMDEDKIIRKRKKKSGRGKLGERLKRPSSRNFPGGNERPLMTEVSVPNVRPANTDENGESKMDKEQELFSLVSEGYEILNIVVPSRLPTVDEEDSTELADNLSYLEENPRIKSTPKYEQTQEETQAMESSANIIQIEDNGQVIIQVETVNVEPSVPASTEDTADKKKDGATDMDYFEKFTLLDEHIPGESVDAEEKLEMSETEANKTSQNYEKAGDGLSDDTFVFVTDVEIASEHLDEVFYGSGRDDEHDVNRQFENEEEDSVDEREPSKCPVKESGSALFGSEETILTPIFLPSGPPKIIDPILLEEPPAMSFHYTDLYEDAVGVRKKEEEFSDVESVVSEKSFQRRLSDSDDASGYLEKFILKDETPVTEDVPVADDPPEGGRLIWSQSVFELTGCLTRVEEEDDIKEEKEKGESTESFRRSPSPREVCESVNKMSEDKTEDSEMAIQQEEVDMTGRKSPEVCDVEKPVEDKEKEIESTQPSDRLAEKEIEFQPEEISEKKASVKETVTDTTEGLEVAISPETICEEIAPSKEENLIKSDEAAVDQETEIMDQEIAPEIIVVTSEETCEQIASGRESVEDTNKESGIAHCLESAVPDTDEINRTKGEAIDQEIAIMQQEIVPDLTVVKPEETCEEAVTDEEIAKEKVEESVNIERSESVHEEIVTDSETIQIEAVTDEEIAKEKVEESVNIERSESVHEEIVTDSETIQIEAVTDEEIAKEKEEESIDFERSQSVHEEIVTDSENIQIKTVTDEEIAKEKEEESVDVKKSESVREETVTDSENIQIEAVTDEEIAKEKVEESVDVERSESVHEEIVTGSENIQIEAVTDKEIVKEKVEESVDVERSESVHKEIVTDSENIQIEAVTDKEIAKEKVEESVDVERSESVHKEIVTDSENIQIEAVTDKEIVKEKVEESVDVKRAESVHKEIVTDSENIQMRAEQEHVDQEAEATDVVVEPDEKIKTESEEPECLSHEITSVSDISRGDTTAADVESKDEVNLKNEPPEDICVVTTEEEVKEKHPVSAIEAREDLVEQDVSMSETEQTSKVEPQFPHRTSEDGNTYLIKEEEEAILPEDNGLLFLDDGRNSTEAVGEAQKAQIHRGTDRELLNIHEWHRDNQLKPDSGLAEKRERMLLRLSPLVMAEAVEEEEGEEEEGLRPPLRSFSPQEDLSAFGHEAMLSAPEPFQFLHHDEEVAAELDYDIITQQEASELPKLETEVVKETESPELPDEALDSMQEVDRDQGLEADYEIIESLDGIPLSEAEMVETDLKRESLNTFCLVCRCPISAEDKLSGEHQDHEVTTVEKAYEEIRNKLSERISVLQERSENVTDLVSELELAYNSVEDHCKTSEQRLDEQNDEIMKMVMDQYNEMSQNMEEEKKAKLEQLYDRIVSFQESIDSAKEALEKSTKEIEETDPLTLETSSKDINTSLTTALDAALSLELTPSAFPLFEDYAKSPSGNGRKELKGIPEAPPTATGAQLGHQHLRHGLLEGQRG